The DNA window CGGCTCGCCGGGTATCAGGGGCCGCGCGCGGTCCGCATGGGCTGCGTCGTGGAGCTGCTCCATACCGCCACCCTCATCCACGACGACGTGGTCGACCAGGCCCCGCTTCGTCGCGGCCGGCCGTCCGCCAACGCGCGCTGGGGAGACGACGCCTCGATCCTGGTGGGTGACCACCTCTACTCGAAGTCCTTCGCCTTGATGGTCCAGGACGGCGACGCCCGCGTGCTGGAGACGCTCGCCCGCGCCACCGTGTCGATGACCGAGGCCGAGGTCTTCCAGCTCGAGCGCAAGCGCGGCGGAATCACCGGCGAGGCCGACTACCTGCGGATCATCACGCAGAAGACCGCATCGTTCATGTCGGCGTGTTGCCGCATCGGGGCGCTCCTGGGGCGGGCCGACGAGGGGCAGATCGAAGGGTTGACCCGCTATGGCCTGGACATCGGGATCGCATTCCAGATCAGCGACGACTCGCTCGACTTCGTCGCCGACCAGGCACGGCTCGGCAAGGCGGTCGGCGCCGATCTCAAGGAAGGCAAGCGGACGCTGCCGCTGATCGCCACCGTAGAGCGCGCCGGCCCCGCCGACCGCGATCGCATCCAGACCCTGTTGAAGCGCCCCGCGCTCGAGCCCGACGAGATCGAGGAGATCCGGCGGCTGGTGGTCAAGCACGCGGGGGTCGAGTACGCGCTCGACCGCGCTCACCAGTACGCGCAGAGCGCCAAGGCCGCGCTCCGCCCGTTTCCGGATTCCGAGGACAAGGAGACGCTGGTGCTGGTCGCGGATTTCGTCGTCGACCGGGACCGCTAGCCCGGAGTCCGGCTCTCTGGGCTCGCCTCTCGTCACGCTCACCACCGATTTCGGGCTGCGCGATCCCTTCGTGGGGATCATGAAGGGCGTGATCCTCTCGATCTGCCCTTCCGCCCGGCTCGTGGATCTGACCCACGACCTGCCGCCCCAGGACATCGTGGCCGGGGCGCTGGCTCTGGAGTCCGCGGTGCCGTTCTTTCCGCCCGGCACCGTGCACCTGGCGGTGGTGGATCCAGGGGTCGGGACGGCGAGGCGTGCCCTGGCGGTGCGCGCCGATGGCCGGTACCTCGTCGGCCCCGACAACGGCCTCCTCACCCTTGCGCTCGGGCGGGCGCAATGGAACGCGGTGTCGGTCACCGCGCCGGAATACCGGCTGCCCGAAGTCAGCCAGACCTTCCATGGACGTGACATCTTCGCTCCGGCCGCGGCGTACCTGGCAGCCGGGGTTCCGCTGGAGCGATTGGGTTCGCCCGTGACCGACCCGGTGCGGCTCTCGCTGCCCGGCTGTCGGATGGATGGCGGCTGGCTCGTCGGCGAGGTCCTCGACGCCGATCGCTTCGGCAACCTCGTCACCTCGATTCCCGGCGTCCGCCTGGAAGCACTGGTCGGTCACGGCTCCGCCGTCTTCGAGGTGTCCGGGCGATCCCTGCGCCTGGTGCGCTCCTACGACGAGGGAGACGACGGCACTCCCGCGGCCATCGTGGGCTCGACGGGTCGGCTCGAGGTCTTCGTGAGGGGAGGTAGCGCGAGCGACGCCCTGGCGGCTCGGCGTGGTACCCCGGTGCGTGTCACGCGGGGCGCATAGAGCGAGGCGTCAGGAGGGCTTGGTCGTCGAGGATGCGGGGGCCGCGGCGCCGTCCGTGCTAGACTTGCTCTCCGATGACGCCGCCGGCTTGGATTCGGCGCTTCCGCCATCCTTCGCAGAAGAGGTTTCCTTCGCCGGCGCTTCCTTCCCGCTCGATTCGGTGCTCGTGGCCTTCTTCCGCGCGTCCGACGGGTAGTCCGTGACGTACCAGCCCTCGCCTTTCAGGATGAATGGTGCGGCCGACAGGAGCCGATGGATCGGACCGCCACAGCGATCGCACGTCTCGAGCGCAGGCTCTGTGATCCGCTGCCTGACCTCGAAGACGCGTGGGCATTTGGGGCATTCGTACTCGTAGGTGGGCATGAAACAAAGGAATACATGGCGATCATGAGAGTGTCAAGGCACGGCGTCGGGCTGGCACTGCTGCTCGCTGTGGCGTGTCTGCCCGCGTGCGCCAATATCGCGGCCCAGGAAGAGATCCGCCGGCTCGAAGCGCGCTCGGCCTACGAATCGGGCGTGAAGTCCATTGCCGAGAACCGCGTTTCCCTCGGATTGTCCTCCCTCCGCATGGCCGCGGAGATCGAGCCCCAGAACCCGCTCTATCACAATGCGGTCGGCGCGGTGCTCCTGAACGTGGGCCGGTATCCGGAAGCTCAGGCCGAGTTCCAGAAGGCGGTGGAGCTCGATCCGACCTACGCCGACGCCTTCCACAATCTGGGATCTGCCTATGCCGAGCAGGCCAAGTGGGAGGACGCCATCCTGGCCTATCGCAAGGCCCTCGCCCAGACCATCTACGCCAGCCCCGAGAACACGTACAACAATCTCGGGTACGCGTACTGGGCACTCGATCGGCGGAAGGAAGCCGAGGAGGCCTTCCGCTCCGCGCTTCAGTTCGAGCCCAAGCTGGTTCCCTCGCACTTCTGGCTCGGGGTGATCCTCGAAAAGGACGGGCGCAAGGACGAGGCCCGGCTGCACTTCCAGGCGGCTCGGGATCTGGAGCCCGGATCCATGCTCGGAAAGCGGGCCGCCGAGGTGCTGAAAGCGATGGGAGATAGCAAGTAAGTAGTTGTTTTGATTAGCCGCTTGCAAGTGTCAGATTTCCGGCTTTTTTCTTGACCCGCGAAATGGGTTCGCGGTAAAAAGGTCAAGCATTTTCCTATTCTTTTTCTCCCAGGGAGGTGACAGCGCAAGACATACGCTTCTCCAGTCGTACCGTCGTTGCGCACATCGTAGGCATTCAGTAAGCACAAGCAGTCAGAACGAACGTCATCAACCTGATTGAGGAGAGCCTAATGAAAAGGACGACTCTGGCCGTCCTGATGATCGCCTTGGCCATCCTGGCCATGGCGGCGCCGATGGCATACGCCCAGGCGCCCGCCCCGAAGGTGACCATCAACGGCCTCATCGACAACGTCACGTCCTACTCCGAGAACATGGCCAACTACAACGGTGGCGTGTTCAACCGGAAGGACCAGATGTGGTACCTGCGGACCCGCGGCCGGTTCGACTTCATCGGTGAAGTCGGCAAGGCCAAGGGCGTGCTCGGTATCGAGCTCGACCACGTCTATGGCCAGGCCGGGTCCAACGACTCGACCATCGTCAGCGCCGGCGCTGCCGCCACCACCGCGGTGCAGAGCGGCTTCGGCACGGACGGCAGCTTCGACCTCAACACGGACTCCCGCGGCATCATCGAGATCAAGTGGTTGTACGTCGAGTTCCCGGTGCCGCTGATTCCGATTCCGACCACGGCCCGGCTCGGCGCCCAGCCGTTTGGCGCGATCGCGAGCTACAAGCTGGCCGCGTACGCCACCGGTGATTTTCCGGGGGTGAACGTCAGCTGGCAGTTCACTCCGAACGTCAAGCTCATCACGACCTACGTCCAGGTAGAGGAGAACCTCACCGGACCGACCACGAAGACCGGGCTCGCGTACGCCGGTATCGCCAACACGCAGAACCGTGGCGACGACTGGGCGGCGATCATCTCGCCCGAGATCACGCCGTTCAAGGGTCTGGACATCAAGCCGTTGCTCTCGGTCTTCTCGGCTCAGGGCACCACCAACGGCAGCGCCCGCGCCGGTCGCGGTGGTATCGGCACCGGCGCCGGGTTCTTCTCGAACCCGGACGGCACCATGCGCGGTGGCATCAATGAGACGCGCTAC is part of the Candidatus Methylomirabilota bacterium genome and encodes:
- a CDS encoding polyprenyl synthetase family protein, which translates into the protein MKAPTPLEALLKDRVALAIGAELGAIEAAIGREIESPVPLIHEMGEFIAGAGGKRLRPILLLIAARLAGYQGPRAVRMGCVVELLHTATLIHDDVVDQAPLRRGRPSANARWGDDASILVGDHLYSKSFALMVQDGDARVLETLARATVSMTEAEVFQLERKRGGITGEADYLRIITQKTASFMSACCRIGALLGRADEGQIEGLTRYGLDIGIAFQISDDSLDFVADQARLGKAVGADLKEGKRTLPLIATVERAGPADRDRIQTLLKRPALEPDEIEEIRRLVVKHAGVEYALDRAHQYAQSAKAALRPFPDSEDKETLVLVADFVVDRDR
- a CDS encoding SAM-dependent chlorinase/fluorinase, translating into MGSPLVTLTTDFGLRDPFVGIMKGVILSICPSARLVDLTHDLPPQDIVAGALALESAVPFFPPGTVHLAVVDPGVGTARRALAVRADGRYLVGPDNGLLTLALGRAQWNAVSVTAPEYRLPEVSQTFHGRDIFAPAAAYLAAGVPLERLGSPVTDPVRLSLPGCRMDGGWLVGEVLDADRFGNLVTSIPGVRLEALVGHGSAVFEVSGRSLRLVRSYDEGDDGTPAAIVGSTGRLEVFVRGGSASDALAARRGTPVRVTRGA
- a CDS encoding FmdB family zinc ribbon protein codes for the protein MPTYEYECPKCPRVFEVRQRITEPALETCDRCGGPIHRLLSAAPFILKGEGWYVTDYPSDARKKATSTESSGKEAPAKETSSAKDGGSAESKPAASSESKSSTDGAAAPASSTTKPS
- a CDS encoding tetratricopeptide repeat protein; translated protein: MRVSRHGVGLALLLAVACLPACANIAAQEEIRRLEARSAYESGVKSIAENRVSLGLSSLRMAAEIEPQNPLYHNAVGAVLLNVGRYPEAQAEFQKAVELDPTYADAFHNLGSAYAEQAKWEDAILAYRKALAQTIYASPENTYNNLGYAYWALDRRKEAEEAFRSALQFEPKLVPSHFWLGVILEKDGRKDEARLHFQAARDLEPGSMLGKRAAEVLKAMGDSK